A genomic region of Pseudomonadota bacterium contains the following coding sequences:
- a CDS encoding DUF6291 domain-containing protein: MKKQDSFLLYNGMYEPIKHLDDTSLGQLFRAIYEYQIDNIIPSVEPQVMMAFQFFKNQLDVNSKQYAAKCERNKKSAKMRWDANACERIATVANDAYTDTDTDTDTDTDTDTDTDTDTEKNYREFVSAFYR, translated from the coding sequence GTGAAAAAACAAGACTCCTTTTTGCTATACAATGGCATGTATGAACCAATAAAACACCTCGACGACACGTCATTAGGTCAGCTGTTTAGGGCTATTTATGAATATCAAATTGATAATATCATTCCAAGCGTAGAACCTCAAGTAATGATGGCATTTCAGTTCTTTAAAAATCAACTTGACGTTAACAGTAAGCAGTATGCGGCTAAATGCGAACGCAATAAAAAATCGGCAAAAATGCGATGGGATGCGAACGCATGCGAACGCATAGCAACGGTTGCGAATGATGCCTATACTGATACTGATACTGATACTGATACTGATACTGATACTGATACTGATACTGATACTGATACTGAAAAGAACTACCGCGAATTCGTTAGTGCCTTTTATAGGCA